From the genome of Nicotiana tabacum cultivar K326 chromosome 17, ASM71507v2, whole genome shotgun sequence:
gaccctgctggagctgttcaaactgaaaccgcaactcttccctctgggagggtggaatatacctttccaggaagatacgggtgaacctttcccaagtcatgggaggagaatctgctggtctgccaagagcataagactgccaccatctacgggctctgccctctagatgaaaagtagcaaagtcaaccccatgagattccaatatcctcatgttgtgcagtctgtccctgcaacgatcaatgaagtcctgtggatcctcatgtcgctcacccccaaagacaggaagatgtagtctagtccatctgtccaatagtttctaaggatcggcggctacagctggcctgggctcaggtgtagctgctaccACTGGGTGGGCTCTACCCaagggtagtgcaccctgggtctgatatacagcagttgtttgtccatgagcctgcgcggcgTGGGTtagtgctcccccgcccgcctgagatgtggttgggtctgccggaaataaaccagcctaagtcatattgtccatgaaccgcagcatgcGACCCATGACATTCTGAAATCCCGGTATAGATGTGAAATCCACtagagctggctctgccacaggcacctcacccctGCTCCTCAATGATGGGATTCTCTGCGGGaaccactggcggcataactggaacagtcctgggacgtcctcgccctctgcCATAGGCTGAAgccctacctcggcctcggcctctgcctcggcctctagcaactgggggagtagctcttccctggtatGGAACTTCATttgagcgcgttctcaccatatttgagagaataaaagaaggatatgtagtactacattaattgcacgatggaatatgaagaaaggtaattttctaacaccctatagcctcttgaagataagtacagacgtctccgtaccgatccgcaagactctattaggcatgctcataacttgtgagacctaagcgaacctagtgctctgataccatgttgttacgacccaattttacctataagtcgtgatggcgcccaacactacagctaggcaagccaactgataaattaagcatacattgataaaatttaaaaccaagaaaatatattaaaatccaaactctaccaatgtgtgtgccaagacctggtatcacaagtttatgagcatctagtagattatacaaaacctcaaatacttttcttaaaaaaaatagacagaatgaaaaaaatacaaagaaagacactagtagctgcataACGGATCAGAGAAATAGCTCACCACTATACTCCTAGATAACGTGGGTgcaagacgataggtcccccactagtatttgcctcagttcctgcacaaaaagtgcagcaagtgtagtatgagtacgtgaacaacgtgtacccagtaagtatcaagcctaatctcgaagtggtagagacgagatgaccgactttgacactcactatgggtcaataataataataattgaaatacaactaggatatttaaatcagtatgatttacagagtttaaaataatttatcaaatcagcggaaataatcaaatttcttcaaatgcaacaattctcaatatattaattaaattccaagattttttttttaatttatcaattagcttcgcaagctgaaataaattattaaagtatcgtataattattaatattattaagcacgatttctgccgaggacgtacgacccgattcagagtgtcgtgtacactaccgatggacgtgcgacgcgatccatagatgcatctatcctgccgaggcgttcggcccgctccacaagaaaggaggacattttcttatatacctccggaaggaggagaatatatttattatgagataaattcgggaggaagaataatttcttttaacaattaattaattttaaacagaaaatcaaacatataaatttttccatcctttaatattgtgatctaacaattcacaatatatatatatataatattaattcacaatatatatataaatatatcaaataatattaattaaacaaggaatataatttacacaagtaattcatgctttgagtcctaaattacccggactttagcattaatagtagctacgcacggactctcgtcacctcgtgcgtgcgtagcccccgcaattatcaataattattcaatttaatccctatggggtaatttttccctcacaagattagacaagagacttacctcgtctcaaggtCCACTTTCCAATTATCGCGTCGTGTAAAATTCttgattcgatgccgaaaaaaatctgaaactatccaaaagttatataaaataattaatatatgttcaacaaattccaaattcatctattaaataaattaccctatccaaaatggtaaaattcttaaaatttaccccgggcccacgtgctcgaatttttgaaattttttggatgaaaatgttatccataatctcaagaacttgaatatataatttctacccaattctaTAACCATTTCTGTGGTGAAAATCAAAAATAcccatttctaggtttttcttcaaaactccaaatttctacaaatttacaTGTCTAAATctatatataaaccatgtatttaacttgcaataggtgtgaattaacttacctctaagttgctaggtgaattctcctctcaagaagctcccaaGAACGTCcaagaatgaagaaatgagcaaaaatgctcaaATTCCCGCTTTAAacactcactgcccagcgatctTCGCGCCCGCGGCAAAATTTTTAGCATCCGCGGCTTCGCAACCGCGGTgaatttttcgcacctgcggattcgcacctgcggattcgcACCCACGATTGATTTTTCGCACCTGCAAATTCGCACCCGCGATTGATTTTTCGCACCTGCAAATTCGCACCCGCGATTGATTTTTCGTACCTGCGGATTCGCACCCGCGATGaattttttgcacctgcggcttcgcacccACGATGGATTTTTTGCATCCGCGGCTTCGTACCCGCGGTGGAGTTTTTGCACCCGCGATCACACCACATATCAActgcctcaactcttcttcaaaatccaaattcgatccgtcaACCACccggaattcacccgaggccctcgggacctcaaccaaatataccaacaaatcctacaacatcatacaaacttatttgaaacctcaaatcatataaaacgacgctaaaaccacgaattatgctccaattcaagcttaatgaaacttaaaatttccaacttctacattcgatgtcgaaacctatcaaatcaactccgattgacctcaaattttgcacacaagtcataaatgacataagagAGCTATAATAATTTTCGAAACtatattccgactccggtatcaaaaagtcaactccccggtcaaattttcaaacttaaattcttgttttagccatttcaaacccaaatttcactacggacttccaatcacgctcctaagtccaaaattaccatacagagctgttggaatcatcaaaattctattctgtggtcgtttgcacataattcaatatccggtcactatttgaacttaaatattttaattatttcatcaaaattccatatctcgggctagggacctcggaattttatttcgggcatacgcccaactcccaaatcatgatacggacctaccgaaactgtcaaaacactgatccgagtccgtttgctcaaaatattgaccaaaatcaactcaattgagttttaaagctctaatccacattttaatctatttttcacataaaaacttttcataaAATTTTATGGATTGCGCtcgtaagtcgaggaatgataaatagtactttccgaggtcttagaacacataattaattattaaatttaaatatgacattttgggtcatcacagtttttGTCTAAGTTATCTAGAGGCAATGTCGTGTCTTACTATTTTGCGTTTCAGTGTCaaacctatttactagctatcatttttgtttttgctttttttcatttttgctttgcatctttcttctggatttcatgttgttcctatttttcctatgatttatgtggtgatactgatattgtcttattttatctttttgttctcttgagccgagggtctttcgaaaacaacctctctacctcttCGGGGTAGGggaaaggtctgcgtacatactaccctcccagaccccactagtgggatttcactgggttgttgttgtatatatagtatagtataatatatatactaagtgtatagtatataagctatattcgatataacattagctatattaagatgtctctctctctctctctctctctatatatatatatatttacacacacaaatatatagtatagtataatatatatactaagtgtatagtatataagttatattcgatataacattagctatattaagatgtctatatatatatatatatatatatatatatatcaaataagtattaaatattatttatttaaaagttctttattatttacacacacaaatattattaaatttatattttaatttatataaaagcatttttccgaccgaattcggtcgaaaatattgaattataattatttcggttggttaattaaatatatataatttttgtcttAACCGGGaaacaaaaaattcaaactttccgaccgaaatcggtcggaaattttgaatttttttaatatataattatttttgtacattatatacaagtatgatcaaatatttgaccaattttcgatcgatttcggtcggaaatttggaaaagttttaataaataattatttttgtacattatataCAAGTATGACCAAATATTTGATCAATTTCCGACCGTAATCGGTCggaagttttattttttttgctgtCAGAAATTTTTTATTGACTTTTATGACCAAATACTCTtattttcgaccgatttcggtcggtgtTATTTcggaccgatttcggtcggaaagtCTTGGACGGAAATCAcctgatttctagtagtgataggAGCTAGGACCAAGGatgccaaaatttaaaaaataaataaataaataaataaatccccgcagatctctttcttttttaaatttcataTTATTAGAGTTTTTTtcatttataaaataattataaaaaaacatatatacataGGAAGAGCCAGAGAGCGAAAAGAGAATTAAATGGGAGAGgagattaaaaaaaaggaaaccGAACTCCAACTAACAACTAACAAGATGGAAGATCAAGTAGCCCCTGAACTCCAACTAACAAGATGGAAGCTCAGGTAGCGAATCAGTTGGCTATCATATTTCCCATGTTATTAGAGTTATGGAATATAATGTATCAGCTTGTTGTGTAATTTTAATAAGAAAAGAGGAATTAACAAATTatatgaaaaaaatataaaattgtacTAGTTCTTTCTAATGGATATTTATAATAGCTAGAACTCTATCTTCCTTGCACATACACCAACAAGAATCTAAACTTTGTACCAATAGAGGGGAAAAACAACGGTGAACAGCTCGAGGAACTCTGAGCATGCATGAGATGTAAATCCAGTGTACTTTTGTAGCTTTGTGTGATCTATATCTTGCACTTTTAAGAGCTACGAATGGGAGTGTACAAGGCGTTAGTATTACTGTATAGTTTTTAGGTTTTGGTCAATATCCACTCCACTTTTGACTCCACATATCTAAGTTGAAAAAGCTAGTATCTCTGGAAAAGCTGTTAACTAATCTTTTTATTAACACCATGTGGTCTGTGGATGTCACATTCTGACAAGCTACACTTACTTTTGTCCTATCAGCTTAGATAATTTATTTTTGAGTAATCAATATATGCGCAGTTTACACCATAAATGAGCTTAcatgaattaattatgaacaagcGATGCAACATCAAATGATTCGCAACTTAAATGATGGATTATATCTTTAGAAAACAGACGAAATGCCATAATTGAAAAGCTTTTCAGTCTGCGAATACTGAACTACTCTAGAAATGGTGTTTTCTCGTTTTAGTGAAGTTAGAAAACGTTTTGTAGTAGTGTTATGGTTGAAAAGAATCGAATTTTTTAtttaacacaaaaaaaaaaaaaaacagtttttGAAAACAAACGTCACTGAACTTCTTAATGGTTAGTATAAtggggtatatatatatatatatatatatgatgtctACTTCAAATTATATATGTTTGCACACGAACTTCACTCTGCTTAACTATAATTAATATACTTTTACCTAATTAAGTTATTTTACCATGATAAGTTGATATGTTTTAATATAAACACCGAGTTTGTGCAAAAGTTTACTGTATGCAAAccccctcctccccccccccccccctatgTCTCCTTGTATAACGCAcactttcttttttagtttatCCAAAACAATGactcatttttatattttataaaataatctaattttaaacttcttatttACTCTTTGATATGATTTGTAGTCACAAGAATgtctataatttattttatgcCACAatctaaatttcaaatttttctctttttttaaactGTAGATTCAAACAAATACTGCCGAACAAATGAATACGCAGTAGTTTAGTTAGTAGGTCAAATGAGTTGCATTTAATTAGAGATGAAGATAGCGCGGTCCCTCTAGGATCCTTCTGAATGATAGCCAGCTCACTTCACTGCTAATGACATACAAATACAAGTCAAAGCTCAGTCAAATAGAATGCCCACTGCAGCTTCTGCCTTCTCTGCATTTTGAATGCATACCCCTCATTTACTCCTCTCTCTGCTCTGATTTTCTGCGCTGCTTCTCTCTGGCCTTTCTTAAGCTAAAATGCATTTAAAACATTTTTTAAGTTTGTTCACAAACCCAATGCCCCATCCTTTAATTAATACTCGATGACTCACTattgtttgttttgtttctttattGCTAACAAAAGCTAAACTGACATCCCTTTGCCTCTATTATTTAACCCATCTTCTTGGCTCTACCTCTCCTCCCTTTTCAATCTTTGAAATTCTGTTTATCTCTTTATATCTAGCTGCCTCACCCCAccttttaaatttgtgtataTCTTCTTTTTGAATCTATACTGTATGCATCTTTTCTCGTCCCAACTCTCATTTTAGCCTAATAAATCAATCAATTATATATCAATTACAAATGCCTATGAATTGTTTTAACTAACAAACCATAGCTAATGTTATATCTTAGGTCATCTTCAACTCTTGCCTCTGTTTTCTCCTTTAAAATTGAGTAAACTCCAAAATGAAATAAAGTAGGCCATTTCCAATCCTTACTTTCATTTTTTCCTCCTCCAAAATGGAGTAAAAGTATTCCAACCATTACTTCATTTTTTACTTCAAAAAAGaatatttcattttatattcttctctctcttcaatattatattattatcttatatttaaattttattttcttatttctattaaaaaaattcTATCTTTAAAGAAAATAATCGAATTGCTGAGGTGATGAATAATGCAACTGAGACAAAAAAAAGAATGTTTGACTgttcaaaaagaaaaactaagactaaaagaattgaaagaagaaaataaaattttaataatcgATGTGGATTCTATTGTCGAACCGACTCGCCGTGAATTTTAATAGTTTATATTCGCacctttcaattttagcaacatctaatattttatatttgcaacattcattttttgagatgattatatattttttgtacaattataacttataataaaattaacttacaatgttacataaaaataataaatgcaagaaaattatttatcaaaattatacgccaaagttaaaatgtaaaattaatattataaagatattacataaacataaataggtatatataaagagataaattaaaaaaattaaataataaaaataataataaagtaaagaTGAATAGTAACGGAGGAGAATAGTATCACTCTAAATTTAGAGCAATATTATTCATCCCCGTATTGGAGCCACATTTTGGCAAAAACTGACTGCATTTTGGAGAAATGCAGCAGCCTCCGAGATGCTCTTATGCAAGTATTTCCTTGTCCTACATATGAAACTCTAGTTGGATTTCGTGTCCACTTGATGGGCGGTACATATTTTCCACCACTTAGgcataaaaaagaagaagaaaaaaatgaatttagGAGTGAATGCACGAATAACAAAACATAACGGAATTGTCTATCCCATAATGAACAAGACATTTGAACAGGAAATAAGAGGCGTTTAGGGACAAGAAACGAAAACGTCCAAGAACGGGGTGTTGTGAATTGAAGTGACAAATTGGCTTCCTTCATATATATACAGAGGAAGCCATGAGATTCTATCAAAAATTTATTCGTCAGAAAACACTCGGAGTTATCGCTCAATGCCAAAGTAACACCTAATGCCAAAAAAACATCACATCATTATATAAAACCCACGTACACCAAACAAAACATATAGTCAAAAGACATACACCGAATATATTTTAAACCAATAACCCCCACCCCTCTCCCCCCTAATGCCAAAAAAACATCACATCATTATATAAAACCCATGTACACCAAACAAAACATGTAGTCAAAAGACATACACCGAATATATTTTAaaccaataaaaaaaaaaaaaaaaaactaccccCCCTCCCAAGAATGAGAACCTCCAATAAAACCCTCCCCGCTCCTCCTGACAATATAAAAACAAACATACACAGTTGTTTGTAACAATGGTAGGGGTCTCCTTAAGAATTTATTTGAATCAAGAGTAACTAATTAAGGGTGTTGCTAAGGAGGGAGAAAGTCTATTGTCATTTTCAACTGAATTCTTATTTTTATATAGAATATAGATATAAACATGGACAAATTACTAAAATTTAATTATATAGTATTAAATTTTGAATCTATAATTTCAAAAGTACAACATATCATTACAAAGAATCTTGAAGATTAAATTCATCaaatttaaatcataaaataatGTATAGCATATTTACATATCAATATATTTTAACATATTATAGCATTTTAACTTATCCTTCAAAATTCCACTTGTTATTGAAGTAGTTGTAATTATCTTCTACGTGTCATGATAACATTAAAAATGTAGTAAGTTTTAGGTTGTTAGTATATAAAAGGTAAAAACGTCCTTATTTTGTTTCAAATCCACACAGCAGTACTACCTTATGACGTTGGTGTGAGAGCACTTTCCATGGCATGCTTAGACATGTACAACCAAAACTCATCAGCTATGAGTCCTCGAATCTCCTTCTCTAATGACTTTGTCGATTCGACTACTATTTCTCATTCTTCTCAACTTCACCAAATGATGAAGAAGGAAAGCAGCAGGAGTTATAGGGATGCTCCAGTTTCCTCTGACTTTGAATTCAACGTCAGTAATTACTCAATGATGAGTGCTGACGAGCTTTTCTTTAAGGGTAGATTGTTGCCCTTCAAAGAAAGCGCCCATTCTCAGAAAACAACTCTGCGAGATGAACTTCTCAATGGGGATGAAGATGATGCTTTTTCGTTGAGGCCACCCAAAAGTTGTACTAGGTGGAAGGGATTTTTAGGTCTTAAAAAGTCTCACATTGCTTCCAAGAAAATTGATAACAACAACCAAGGATCTGTAGAAAAGAGGTCCAACGTCGTAGGATCTGAGGAGTTGTTTCTTGGCAACAAGAATTCACAGGTACATTAAACATTCAATTGAATCTCAATATTTTCAACACTGAATATATATGTGTTTTAGTGAAAAGTTACACAAATTTAATAGTATTAAATAATGTGTTCAATGCTAAGAACAATTTCAAATCATAAATCCGCATTTGTTATGTTTATTGCAGGAACCATACAATGGCGGATCCAGCTGTAGAGATGTGGAGTTTCGTTTTAATTAACGCTAGCTGTTCTCACTTCTCACAGGCAGTAATAGATTCCTGAAGGTGTTCTGGGGGTGACCATGGCTTCTaatttttgttgaagtttggaaaTATCATTTTAGATTCAGCTGATTTGTGTGCTTGTACTTGTAGCTTTGGATTTTAACTCTTCAAATGAAATCAATTGGTAATTTTGTACAAGTAGTTCAGAATTTGTGCTGTATTCCTGTGAAAATATTTGTAGTTCAAATATTTCATTGCCATGAGAGTTTTTTGTCCGTTCAGCATATTCATGtggtatatttttttattttttact
Proteins encoded in this window:
- the LOC107764799 gene encoding uncharacterized protein LOC107764799 codes for the protein MACLDMYNQNSSAMSPRISFSNDFVDSTTISHSSQLHQMMKKESSRSYRDAPVSSDFEFNVSNYSMMSADELFFKGRLLPFKESAHSQKTTLRDELLNGDEDDAFSLRPPKSCTRWKGFLGLKKSHIASKKIDNNNQGSVEKRSNVVGSEELFLGNKNSQEPYNGGSSCRDVEFRFN